In a genomic window of Ipomoea triloba cultivar NCNSP0323 chromosome 3, ASM357664v1:
- the LOC116012474 gene encoding WRKY DNA-binding transcription factor 70-like, translating into MPKPTMETPNPFHTHRKRVISVLLKGKKSATQLQTLLRNFSHGSQEQSHLVLEIMGSFSEAVSQLKNGPPPPDSALSGGRNSGDNPAKARRGCYNRRKCSDTWINVSNTKEDGGAWRKYGQKQILNSKYPRCYFRCTHKHSQGCKATKQVERISEDEYKTMYFGQHTCQDSFRAPVLVIKSISTVDSTQSPSFECITQDGNGGGDHYDDVVVNQEDHHEFKDQYCMTSGSSGTNNLDVDESCFANLGNLLQSEEMRLLDY; encoded by the exons ATGCCCAAACCCACCATGGAAACCCCAAACCCTTTTCACACTCACCGGAAAAGAGTCATCTCAGTGCTCCTCAAGGGCAAGAAATCAGCCACTCAGCTCCAAACCCTACTCCGTAATTTTTCCCATGGATCCCAAGAGCAATCCCACCTCGTACTCGAAATCATGGGATCTTTCTCCGAGGCTGTCTCCCAGCTCAAGAATGGCCCGCCGCCGCCGGATTCCGCCCTCTCCGGCGGCCGGAACTCCGGCGACAACCCGGCCAAGGCCCGCCGAGGATGTTACAACAGAAG AAAGTGTTCAGATACATGGATCAATGTCTCTAACACCAAGGAAGATGGTGGTGCATGGAGGAAATATGGCCAGAAACAAATCCTCAATTCAAAATATCCTAG GTGTTACTTTAGGTGCACCCACAAGCATAGCCAAGGATGCAAAGCAACAAAACAGGTTGAAAGGATATCTGAGGATGAGTACAAGACCATGTACTTTGGTCAGCACACTTGCCAAGATTCTTTTAGGGCTCCGGTTCTCGTGATCAAATCTATCTCGACTGTGGATTCTACTCAATCGCCGAGCTTTGAATGTATCACACAAGATGGTAATGGTGGCGGTGATCACTATGACGACGTGGTTGTTAATCAAGAAGATCATCATGAATTTAAGGATCAGTATTGTATGACTTCAGGGTCCAGTGGGACCAATAATCTTGATGTGGATGAGAGCTGCTTTGCCAATTTGGGCAACCTTTTACAATCAGAGGAAATGCGACTCTTGgattattaa